The Vanessa atalanta chromosome 2, ilVanAtal1.2, whole genome shotgun sequence DNA window cgcataggctgcagagctaagtctattcgccaatttatttatatgggggccccattggagcttagagtctattgtcataccaaggaactctgtagattctaaaacatctaatgcttccccgtttaaacgtacactcgttttgacacatcttacattgggagtagtgaatttaatacatttagtctttttactatttaacattaaattattaacactaaaccaatttactatttcagagagagtattgttcacatcgtcatatattgaaagaatgagtacgctcttttcttgaaggttgccaaatcgtatcggttcggaaaaaccgctggcgaaagctggCCAAAGAGAGGTTGTGCGAggtagaaaatgtcttaaaaaacgcactgttgtggattttcgtatatctaggtggtgcgggtgaaacttagaattttgacgagatctTCGAAGGTGAAATTCTGCATCcaggattaatccaaacaattcttCGGAACATTCCCCTTGAAAAGTTCGATAGAAGATGCAGAGATAGATGCATGCTCAGGCTTAgatcgtatataatataaatcaaaaaccGTCGCTGTACCTATATTTAATCAACTTTAACCTAAATTTGTAGTGAATTGAACGAATACAAAATTACCCCCTAAGGTCTATTTATGCATCTTTCATTGCATATATCTTCCCTTGTTAGTGATTATTCAAAGCataatacgtataaataatatatgcatGGATGTGTTAAACAGAGGATCAAGCCGTCCACGTCTTAGTGTTACAAGTTGCAAGACAAAGGCTGTCTCATGTCTATTCAATTACTGAAAGGTCACCACAATTGTCACGTAATGTTTACAATACAAAACCTCGTTGGTTTTGTAGCTAGCTTTTAGGGCTGTATATTCCGTGATCCTGGGTTCATAGATcggtcaataaaattattattaatattttgttgtgtCTAAAAATTTTGCGCTGCTTCACGGGAGGAGTTTTGAACTGTTTCACGAGAGGGTCTCGAAGAGCTTGAAAAGCTGTTGGGTCTGATATGGAACTCACTCTAGGCATACCAAAATCGTAGTTTCATTAGGTTATAAAAGGGAACAGAGATTTTGGACACGCATTGTGCACTGTAATAATGTATCCAGCGTGGTTAGCTTGTTTTTGTTAAGACCCGCTCTGACTGAAATTGAGCACAAGAATATCACAAGCGACTACTGGGCTGCTACGTTTAATTATCACCAAAAGGTATTTCAAATATCAATTCAGATTCAATGAATAAATCACGGCTTTAGTTGATTCAATTGCAAATATAGTTTTGATTTGTATTCCTTtagatattttagtattatcgCGTCccttttttatcttaatagaCAATACTTTCATCATAAATCTTCTGTAAAAACTGGATCTACTATATAGCTTTTTCGACTTCTGCCCAGGGCACCGTGGATTCGaggggggccccagctaagtcaagtttacagtaaaaaatagacgataatgcgaaaaaatccataattttattaaattaaacagatcgtatggtttgcagccctgcgagtcctgcaattaatcaaacttaTTTAAGTCTACGTTCAAAAATGTCGTagatgggcccctaagtagtggtAGCCCAGGGCCCTCTTACGGTCCAGCCttgtctaaaaaaataattacttaaagtcGTAGTTAAGTAGTTAATTTCTACAAAAACTCATGTTTCAATAACTGGGCTTTTTCGGCTctcatttatgttataaatggtAAAATATCCATCACGTACAACAATTATAAAGAATGGCCTAGCCTTTGAACATGAACTTCAAATGGCTTTTTATTGGCTATAAAGCTTACGTCCGGTCCGATTGATTCCACGGCTTTAATAATTCAAGTGGATGACGTTTCATATAATTACGTTTCACTGAAACGATAATCCATATAGCTTGATCGGATTTGCGTGTCGTCGACATTTAACGCTGTATCTGTGTACTTTGTTCGAGTAGACTTTATGGGGGCAGTGAAAACGTTTTCACTACCTGTCAAAATGTACTTCCTGCTTTATCTCAATCATATTCAACCTGTTTATTAATTTtccatcattattattattatttctatgttcatgaataaacaatatcataacaaaaacaacattaattaataaggaatattatttaatttatttatttgactttctgtcagtatatattatatactcgtatttaactaacatagtGTTTAAGAAACATTTGAGAAATGTTGGAAACTacgaactactgagtttcttgccggttctttttggTCTTCTTTTggttctacattccgaactggtggtagctttacttaatacgGTTCTctgaaattattcaaaagtgcttgtaaaagcctacttgaataaattatatttttatttttttatggttttttcatttatttagttaCAGTGATAATTCTTTTAGATATGAGTAAGTCTTCTTTAAGTTTGTACACTGTTTATCTATGAGAAATTAATCAAGAAGTATCTATCTCTAGTTAAGTAACTCTTTTATTCTCCTCTAAAACTGCAAGAGGTCCATTATTAGAATGTGTTAGCAGTGCTCCGAAATTTTCTGATATTGCACAGTACATTTGCGTATTGCTTGTATGATCATTGGAGTACAATGACCCGATTTAcaacaataacaacaacaaaCGACATTTGAAAACCCCCTTCCCATGTCATTTGTATTCATCCACTGGTTCTGCCTCTTGCGCTGTCGTATTTACTTGCTAAAATATTTCTGTGGCATCGTCGATAGATAATACTCTCTGTATTCGCGGCTCATACTTTACATTCGACCCCGGGCAATGGATGGTAATGGAATAACAACAGCTCCACCGCTCTACTTCtttagttttacaaaatatacgagtattttaaaataaaatagaatagagATAATATAGTAGCAAGCGGAGATTGTGGGTcgtatataagttttatatttatggtcATATACTATATTCCTCACGgaaagttatttatgtatagtaCTTAGAATAGGAGCCGTGATGACCAAGTGATTAAACTCTAGGCTTTTATCAGTAGGCCTCAGGAGGTCGACTGAATTTCTATATTCTTAAggaaacatcctgaggaaacctgtacctgtctaatttcaatgaatttcttccacgtatgtatgttattattaagcTGCATTGGAGGAGCATgatggaatttgctccaaatcTTTTCTTCCAGAAAAGGGCTTATCCCAATAGTGAGCCTGTtccattttttaaacttataatttaaatttatagtagtGGCAACAAGACTAAAGATAcagtaaaacaaatgaaataaaacaacagaTGTTATGAAATCCGGTCTTATCACTTAAGAACGATCAGTTCAATCTTAGGGAAGAGATTTCCTCTGCCTGCTTTGTCTCACAACGGTATAAGCGTACAAGGTTTTTACAAAATACGACaaggtcaaagtcaaagtcagaAATATTTATTCCATATAAGAATATAGCTTATTGATGAAAAATCTACCACTAGATCGAAAAgaaacacctcagacctgagaagaactcaGCGGGAGttatttagatcttttttttttaaattttattttcaatatattttttcggacatatatacatacagtatttaataattcctGAGTTTAGCGCGTTAAACCAAACAACAAACTAACACATCAGCTTTATATTcgtttagatttttaatttaataacaatatttgaaaaaaaaaaacaaacacgtagagctattttttaaatcttcgtaCAATTTCAAGAGATGCTGACTATTCTTACTTTCATTGTAGTTACAGTTACGGAACAGAAAGAATGTAACTCATACATAACAAATGACCAACTTTTATCAGAGTGCCGGCTGTGTTTGCAGTTCTACATTGCATTATGATTGACGGTGACGGATCTCTTAGATACATGAAATGCTTTTTACtttgatattcaataaaatattctaagatAATGCAGCTAATGTTTAACACACACTTTAATTTCTATGGTTTCGGTAGGTGGACAGACTaatcggccacctgatggtaagtgatgacTTACACACCCACAGACATTGATGCCGTAAAATACACCTACTGAGGGCCACTAAGAACTGGGAACCAAGATTGTCTCTtccaacacaacaatactatgtattccTGCTTGGAGGTAGAACATAAAATGATGAGTGGGGATGAGTGGGGATCTACTCAGACTTgcttgcccaaagccctaccaccaagagcTGATAAATTAGTATTTTGGAATTCGTCATATACTTTACAGATTATACtagaaacataattttaataataaaatgtacaatattttaaatggtatGATATAAATCAACGTCACGAACTTATTCAATATCGTTGTTATCATTCTCAATGTCACTATGTTATGAAATGGATTCCGACGTAAAATTGCAtatctacaataatatataacttataataagaCAGTTATATTCAATGAACTGGCAACAGTAACAGTGTTGAAttgctaattaatatttacacgcCCAGACGCTGAAGGATTGATTTGCGGGAATTCATTAACCATTCTGCTATAGTTCCAATTCAAATTAACGTCGAGTATGAATAATAATAGACTTTATTTCAAACGCTATACCGTAGCACAGTCTTCGGCAACTTGAATAGagaatttactattatattaaagagCTAAGCAATTTTCAAAACTTaccaataacaaatttattgtaaagtacgacgttttttaaatattaaacgcgCAGAAATCGTGATTACGTAAACGTCGATATAAAATGTTTCCATTTAACTTTCGTGTGGGAATTGCAAATTCTCTCGAATAACTACAAGTAGCTTATCATCGGAATTTAtgcattttcaataaaaacctCTGTTAAGCGAGCCGGACATAAAATTGATGTGAAATTATTTTCTCTCGAGGTGCAATGCGAGCGAAATGTTGCATTTTCTGctgattttaatatgttttcgaTCGCTTGCGGCGGATAAGGATTCAGATGACAGCGGCGATTCAGGAATGGGTTTAATAACTTCTTTAAGAAATGAAGCCAACCTAGATCTTTCGGTAGACGAAGAATACGAAGATTTACGCGCGGAATTGCTAGCTTATCACAGCGCGCTCGCTTCGCTTGCCCCGTCTCGAAGTGAGTTTATTCGATGCCTTCATTTACCTTTCCCGTGATACCACACCGGTGTTTGCAAATATCCTGTATTTCCACCTCTAGAATATTCTGCAtcgataaatattatgtacctgTATTTCTATGCAGTGAGTATACAATGCAGTAGCGACATTAATATTCgtagtaaattaaaatctgATTTATGTTTGAGGTTCTCAATGTATTGTATATTCATAGTCACACGCGCATTTCAtctgtgttataaaaatacgactatttaaatcaattttaatctatttaaattggtatgtattcaattattcataagcttaatttttatttttattaatataggtcTCAAACCAGAcccttatatatattaaagaacaaacatatTCAAATGTGTTGCGTCACACGATTTCAGAGGCCTCATGAATATATGGGaagacatttattttagaaacacGCCTCCGTATTTATTCGCATTGTGTTTCGCCGCAAATTGACGCATTTTGCCGAAATCCCCtatattaattgattgataCGCGCCAAAATCTGTCGCAACAAATGAAAGTCATTAATTTTCCAGCATTCATGTCAAACAGATATTGTTATGACGTAGATGGAAggctgtttttttattgtattttttttttttcgtaatatataATGAACAGTATAAGGTGATTTAGattgttatacaaattatattatttgaaattcatgTATTCTtagtaatacataaaaaatgcttgaaaaaaagttatacataaaaaacataagCGACAATGGAAACGAGAATTTCAATTGGTCGCGTGGTCACCACTGATTTTTTCAtaaacttaatttgtgtttgtatttgAGACATTATGCGACAACATTATGACGTATATTTATCGAACAACCGATCGCATCGTGGTGGAACAGTCACTAACTATTCTCCTTCAAAAGGAAGGAGATAGTTACCCGCATTTACGAGTCTTAACTTTTCTTTGAATATCAAATCTGATATTACAATGGAATATTTTAAGCAGTGATCATTTTCAATAGGATCAATGATCTCCACATCGTGCTGGCGTCACGGCGGCATTTGCATTAGTTATAAGCTTTGCCCCGGCTACCGACAACTAACTGAAGTCCCAGGAtgtaaaaacagattcaatgtATGCTGTTTCGTTTGGAATAAATATGAAGTAAGGGATTTAAAGGATAAAGGGATCGGCAATATTGCTTTCCCTTGGAGTCAGAAACAAGAGTACGGAGGAGAGGGCGTTGTACAAGTAACGCCTAAAACTCGTAAAAAACGAAAGAAGGAAAACGCTACGAATACAGATACATCTAAAACGAAACtctctgtaataaatataattgaatagtaTTTATTCCTTCGCAGACTGTTTATATTTTGCCTCACCAataattacgtttaaaataatatttattttatatttttaaggttaGTGTGAATATCTAATGTAGTAAAACAACATAAAAGCATGATAATTATTGTGAGAGTACCaagtattgttaatataatactGCTTGAGAAAAAATAGcgcaagaaaaaaaatctatttaatataaaaagatatataaaattttgtaaaggtaaattaattttaatttcaataagagATCAAAActctgtgaaataaaataatgtaaatttgacTCTGATCTGACTAATATGAAAATCGGTTGAGATAGCGACACTATTACACCTGCCGCGATCAAACTTGGATAGGTGCAATTTCACGGATAAATTTgtcatcataattaaatttgaaaataaaattatcgaacataaaatattcaaaatatactttatagaaGTTGACACTATTAATCACTTACGTCACTTTACAAGAATGTCTTAAATACATAAACAGcaaccaccagttcggaatgtatgTTATCAAATATTCCACTGTTAAACAGCAATAGTCAGTaattgtgttgcggtttgaaggataagtgagccagcgtaactacaggcataagggacataacattttaactcCCAAGATTGTTGGCTCATTGGCAAGGTAAGgaacgtttaatatttcttacaacgctttTGTCTTTAGGActtcgtgaccacttaccattaggtagccCAATAGTTCGTCCACCTACCTACATACTATAAAAAAGAGGAACCGGAAAGAAGCAGTAGGcagattctaaaaaaaaaaattggtatgttaATATACGGTCgtctatattgtatatatatattaaataacaaattactaTTGAGTTTACGTATTTTAATTTGCCAAAAATATTACCGATGACTTGATATACGCTGACATCATATGACATACGCTGCTTAGATCACATTTTGAACGAATACTTCTCATATTAAGGGGATAAAAcgataattactttatttaaatgatgattGACAAAGATTTATcactaaatagtataaaacgaagtcgcttcccgctggctgtctgtccctgtgtatgct harbors:
- the LOC125074319 gene encoding uncharacterized protein LOC125074319, which translates into the protein MLHFLLILICFRSLAADKDSDDSGDSGMGLITSLRNEANLDLSVDEEYEDLRAELLAYHSALASLAPSRRSMISTSCWRHGGICISYKLCPGYRQLTEVPGCKNRFNVCCFVWNKYEVRDLKDKGIGNIAFPWSQKQEYGGEGVVQVTPKTRKKRKKENATNTDTSKTKLSVINIIE